In a genomic window of Coprococcus eutactus:
- a CDS encoding YitT family protein yields MTKRLNLLLEFVMLTLGAVIAAFAIEEFLVPNTILDGGVIGIGIMINNLTGISLSILTIVLNVPFLIIGSRQLGKMFIVKAGYSMIVFSVFVEIFKPLENATSETILAVCFGGVILGLGVGIIIKFGGCLDGTETVAIMLNKKKDWPVGRLVLGMNLIIYSIAGMLFGLDRAMYSLLTYFITSKVLDMVESGLEQAKAAMIITDDAREVADKIYKQLGRTVTIMQGKGMISGNKTVLYCVLTRFEIGELKSIIRSIDSSAFVTVTDVAEIIGNHIKDNEYKELLEKIEEKEESLTKHPEHESMKDFESLDKLK; encoded by the coding sequence ATGACAAAAAGACTAAATTTGCTGCTGGAATTTGTAATGCTGACCCTTGGAGCGGTGATAGCTGCATTTGCTATCGAAGAATTCCTTGTTCCTAACACGATTCTTGATGGAGGAGTTATCGGTATCGGTATCATGATCAATAACCTCACGGGAATATCTCTCAGTATTCTTACGATCGTTTTAAATGTTCCATTTCTTATTATCGGATCGAGACAGCTTGGAAAAATGTTTATAGTTAAGGCTGGCTATTCTATGATTGTTTTTTCAGTGTTTGTAGAGATATTTAAACCTCTTGAGAATGCAACATCGGAAACGATACTGGCTGTATGCTTTGGTGGTGTGATTCTTGGACTTGGAGTTGGAATCATAATCAAGTTTGGCGGATGTCTGGACGGCACAGAGACCGTGGCGATAATGCTGAACAAGAAGAAAGACTGGCCGGTTGGAAGGCTGGTACTTGGGATGAATCTCATTATATACTCTATAGCAGGAATGTTGTTTGGACTCGACAGAGCCATGTACAGTCTGCTTACATACTTTATAACTTCAAAGGTACTTGATATGGTGGAATCTGGCTTGGAGCAGGCGAAGGCTGCAATGATCATAACTGACGATGCCAGAGAGGTAGCTGACAAGATATACAAGCAGCTTGGCAGAACGGTCACTATCATGCAGGGAAAAGGCATGATAAGCGGCAATAAGACAGTGCTGTATTGTGTTCTCACGAGATTCGAGATAGGAGAGCTTAAGAGTATAATAAGATCCATTGATTCATCTGCGTTTGTCACTGTCACTGACGTGGCGGAGATCATAGGTAATCATATCAAGGACAACGAGTACAAGGAGCTCCTTGAGAAGATAGAGGAGAAGGAGGAATCTCTCACAAAGCACCCAGAGCATGAGAGCATGAAAGATTTTGAAAGCCTTGATAAACTGAAATAA
- the holA gene encoding DNA polymerase III subunit delta, translating to MAATKKKEKKNAMAVINQNIKSGEFAKIYLLYGKERYLVNQYRDKLLGALTDKDDNLNFMKFAGNGVNTQEIIDFSNEMPFFADRRVVLVENSGLFKSSNEEFAKKLINIENTSVVIFVEMDVDTRYKLYKEVDKNGEALEFVTPDEKMMVTWVKSIFRDAEVATTDTAIYRIIESAKMDMNCIKNEVDKMISYAGDTKQVSEYDVDLLCSQDAESKVYQMIDLIIAKQKEKAARMYHDLLENKEAPIMINSCIMRQYNKLLLVKMAMAEGAQDASLAKLTSGPVWAVKNYKAQCRPYTVEQLKGIVEKCNDMDYKLKTGQVMDAAALEVMIVELCEM from the coding sequence ATGGCTGCAACCAAGAAAAAAGAGAAGAAGAACGCCATGGCGGTCATAAATCAGAATATAAAGTCCGGAGAATTTGCAAAGATCTATCTTCTGTATGGCAAGGAGAGATACTTGGTAAATCAATACAGGGATAAGCTTCTTGGCGCACTTACGGATAAAGATGATAATCTGAATTTTATGAAATTTGCAGGAAATGGGGTAAATACGCAGGAAATCATAGACTTTAGCAATGAGATGCCATTTTTTGCAGACAGGAGAGTGGTCCTCGTAGAAAACAGTGGTCTCTTCAAGAGCAGTAATGAGGAGTTTGCGAAAAAGCTTATTAATATAGAAAATACATCCGTGGTCATATTTGTGGAGATGGATGTCGACACCAGATATAAGCTGTATAAGGAAGTTGACAAGAACGGAGAGGCTTTGGAATTTGTAACTCCAGATGAGAAGATGATGGTGACGTGGGTAAAGTCGATCTTTCGTGACGCGGAGGTGGCAACAACCGATACGGCGATATACAGGATAATAGAATCAGCCAAGATGGACATGAACTGTATCAAGAACGAAGTTGATAAGATGATAAGTTATGCCGGGGATACGAAGCAGGTGAGTGAATATGACGTGGATCTTCTCTGTAGCCAGGACGCTGAGAGTAAAGTGTATCAGATGATAGATCTTATCATAGCGAAGCAGAAAGAAAAGGCTGCAAGAATGTATCATGATCTCCTGGAAAACAAAGAGGCACCGATAATGATCAATTCATGTATCATGAGACAATATAACAAGCTGCTTCTTGTGAAGATGGCTATGGCTGAGGGCGCTCAGGATGCATCGCTGGCAAAGTTAACCTCGGGACCAGTATGGGCAGTAAAAAACTATAAGGCGCAGTGCAGGCCGTATACGGTGGAACAGTTAAAGGGGATAGTAGAGAAGTGCAATGATATGGATTACAAATTAAAGACCGGTCAGGTTATGGACGCGGCGGCGCTTGAGGTAATGATAGTGGAACTCTGTGAGATGTAG
- the pdxT gene encoding pyridoxal 5'-phosphate synthase glutaminase subunit PdxT, with protein MQVGVLAVQGAFAEHEHVLSELGVSCIELRNAKDLEKKYDALILPGGESTVQGKLLRDSDMFDTIKSQIEGGMPVLATCAGLILLAQHIEGDDTVHLGTLPVTVKRNAYGRQLGSFHTVADLKGIGEVPMTFIRAPYVADVSPDVDVLATVDDKIVAVKYGKQFAFSFHPELDSDYSIHKAFIENI; from the coding sequence ATGCAGGTAGGTGTATTGGCAGTACAGGGAGCTTTCGCAGAGCATGAGCATGTACTTTCCGAGCTTGGTGTATCCTGCATCGAGCTGAGAAATGCTAAGGATCTTGAGAAGAAATACGATGCACTCATCCTCCCGGGAGGTGAGAGCACTGTTCAGGGAAAGCTCCTCAGAGACAGCGATATGTTCGATACGATAAAATCTCAGATCGAGGGTGGCATGCCGGTTCTTGCCACATGTGCGGGTCTGATTCTTCTGGCACAGCACATTGAAGGCGACGACACTGTACACCTTGGCACACTCCCTGTAACAGTAAAGAGAAATGCCTACGGCAGACAGCTTGGAAGCTTCCACACCGTGGCAGATCTCAAGGGTATCGGTGAGGTTCCTATGACTTTCATCCGCGCACCTTATGTGGCTGATGTCTCACCCGATGTTGATGTTCTTGCTACAGTTGATGACAAGATCGTGGCGGTCAAGTACGGCAAGCAGTTTGCCTTCTCATTCCACCCGGAACTTGACAGCGACTACAGCATTCACAAAGCATTTATAGAAAACATATAA
- the pdxS gene encoding pyridoxal 5'-phosphate synthase lyase subunit PdxS, giving the protein METTERYKLNKELAQMLKGGVIMDVTTPEQAKIAEAAGACAVMALERIPADIRAAGGVSRMSDPQMIKGIQNAVSIPVMAKCRIGHFAEAQILQAIEIDYIDESEVLSPADDVYHIDKRQFKVPFVCGAKDLGEALRRINEGASMIRTKGEPGTGDIVQAVRHMRKMNSQIAEIVSMRTDELYEAAKKLEVPYDLVQYVHENHRLPVVNFAAGGVATPADAALMMQLGAEGVFVGSGIFKSGDPAKRAAAIVQATTNYNDADLVAKLSEGLGEAMVGINEQEIAILMAERGK; this is encoded by the coding sequence ATGGAAACAACAGAAAGATATAAGTTAAATAAGGAACTTGCCCAGATGCTCAAGGGTGGCGTTATCATGGACGTTACAACACCTGAACAGGCTAAGATCGCAGAGGCTGCCGGCGCATGTGCAGTTATGGCTCTTGAGAGAATACCAGCTGACATCAGAGCAGCAGGCGGAGTATCACGTATGAGTGATCCTCAGATGATCAAGGGAATCCAGAACGCTGTATCAATACCAGTTATGGCTAAGTGCCGTATCGGACATTTTGCAGAGGCTCAGATCCTTCAGGCCATCGAGATCGATTACATCGATGAGAGCGAGGTTCTCTCACCAGCTGATGATGTATATCATATCGACAAGAGACAGTTCAAGGTGCCATTTGTTTGTGGTGCAAAGGATCTCGGTGAGGCTCTCAGAAGAATCAATGAGGGTGCATCAATGATCAGAACAAAGGGCGAGCCTGGTACAGGTGATATCGTTCAGGCCGTAAGACATATGAGAAAGATGAACAGCCAGATAGCCGAGATCGTGAGCATGAGAACCGATGAGCTGTATGAAGCAGCAAAGAAACTTGAGGTTCCTTATGACCTTGTTCAGTATGTACACGAGAATCATCGTCTTCCAGTTGTAAACTTCGCAGCCGGCGGTGTTGCAACTCCAGCAGATGCAGCCCTTATGATGCAGCTCGGTGCTGAGGGTGTATTCGTAGGTTCTGGTATCTTCAAGTCTGGTGATCCTGCAAAGCGTGCTGCTGCCATCGTTCAGGCAACAACAAACTACAATGACGCAGATCTCGTAGCTAAGCTCTCAGAGGGACTTGGCGAGGCTATGGTTGGTATCAACGAGCAGGAGATCGCAATCCTCATGGCAGAAAGGGGTAAGTAG